In Cryptomeria japonica chromosome 10, Sugi_1.0, whole genome shotgun sequence, a genomic segment contains:
- the LOC131026733 gene encoding zeaxanthin 7,8(7',8')-cleavage dioxygenase, chromoplastic-like yields the protein MCMAAAGAHIPQMGGVVKLDFEAADGVVASTTFGEGCFCGEPFFAPCTNDTQSVEDDGYIVVFTHNENTRISKFVVMDAQSPALEIVASMKLPQRVPFGFHGLFVCATDLAATQRV from the coding sequence ATGTGTATGGCCGCTGCAGGTGCACATATTCCTCAAATGGGCGGAGTTGTGAAGCTCGATTTTGAAGCAGCAGATGGTGTGGTTGCGTCCACAACTTTTGGGGAAGGATGTTTCTGCGGCGAGCCCTTCTTTGCGCCGTGTACTAACGACACTCAATCCGTAGAAGACGATGGATATATTGTGGTCTTTACACACAACGAGAACACGCGGATTTCCAAATTTGTGGTGATGGATGCGCAATCTCCCGCATTGGAAATCGTTGCCTCAATGAAGCTCCCGCAAAGGGTTCCCTTTGGCTTCCATGGCCTCTTCGTCTGTGCCACCGATTTGGCTGCCACTCAACGAGTCTAA